CTTCTGCCATTTGTAATCTTCTTTGCTGTTTCGTTTCTTCTGTATACGCATTATGCTCTGTCTCTATGATTACTATATGTGCAGAATTGGTATGAATAGCAAATTTTCTTGGAGTATATTCCAATGGAAAACTGACTTGATTGAAAACTGCTCCTAATTTTTCTAGAGCCAAAATTCTAAGTGTATTTGTTGATATAGCAACGATACCCTCTGGACATTGTTCAGAACTGAAGCCAGAGGCAAATTCTAAACTTTCGTAAGATAAAGGTGTTAAATGGAAACGATTttggtaataataactaagCCATGACCTGCTGCTCATAGCTAGCACTGCTTGATTACCCTgcatttttattctaaatagTTTCACAGGTCGAGATCCTAAATATCGAGTACGTGTATCTGCAAGGTCTCCAGAAATAGGATCTAATACAGTCCTTAATAAAACACCATTTTGTAAACCTATAcaataaacattaatattataattttgtattgttaaaattatttatagaatcgtgctttttataaaaatatttttacctatatttaaataaagacTGAATTGTTGTGGTGTTGCATCCTCAGAATTATCGATATCTTTAACACCCATTTCTACGATACATAAACTTTCAGCTGCTGCAGGTAGAGCTTGCATACTTCTAGGTGCTAAACAATCTGATGGATCCAATGAAATAATTCTCACAGTGTTATCTTGAAGACCAACAGCTAAAAACCATGAACGTTGCTCTCCAACAGCTACATTTCCGAGCGCCATGCACATTACTTCCGATggcattttctttctttctgtatatTCATTCAGTTGACCAGTctgcaaattaataaattgcaattaacgtttaaatttttatataaattcaaaatgtCCACTTTTCAATGCCATATCGAATGCAAATATACGATAATTGAATAGAAAAGCGGTATATTTTTCGCACGATCTACATCTTTGACATATTTAAGACCATTCAAAGAGAACAATTTGTGcgtttatatgaatatatttcatactagaattaataatattatacatacaggATCCATTTCAAAGTAGACCAATTCTCCACCAGTAAGAGCTATTACCACTTGACGTTGATTTACTGCACACTTCACGATTGTTTTCTTACCCGGTGCTTTCCATTCATTCACGCGCTTATCGGCTCTAATATGACGTATACCATCCGGATATACCTGCAAAAAATACAGAACTATCACTTAGAATATAGAATACAGAAATTATATTGCTCTTATAAATGTGTAAAATATGAATCTATCACTTTTTGGAACATTTATGTTTTTGTTGGACATATAATACCAAGAACATTTAGTAATTGTCTAAGTGTTCCAACAATGCCGTCAGtcctaattttattttcgcactAGAAAATGACGACCGACACGTGGTAAACCAGGTGTCGGAGATACCATAGTgcagttaaaaaatattattatttacattaatatcaaaagtacTTACCTGTACTAAAGCATCTTCTCCCAAAGCGGAACAACTGAGTGTAGGAGTAGTGCCAAGGAAGCCTGAATCAGTCACTTCTTCAACAGTTTCTCCAATACTAAGCACAAGAGTAGCATTCACGAAGGACACTATGATGTATGCATCATATTCCTCTGCaatcaaaatcaaaaagataatctagattatgaaataaaattatgttacTGAATGAATATTGAAGCGATTAATGTCTTCAATCGTGGTTGTGCACGCTCTTCTTTTTGGCACACAAAGAGTGGATGGGCTATTTGGAGCAAATCAACTCTCATCCGTGCCAGTTTCGAAGTCCTTACCTTTTGGTCATTCTGTGTTCTGTGGCTCAACCATTAGCGTGCAGGCAGCCTGTAAGAGAGAACTGGTGTTTGATAAGAGTGTATCAAGACACCAggtttattaatatcgtttacttaaattttttcttatttacttttatttacattatcaaATTCACAATACTAACGTTGATGTATCTgtcctttttttgttcaaagaagttatttattttttatgattctacgtaaaataatcataaatatttctataaccATTCCAGTTatgatatctatctatatacatttattttatattataggaaaaacagataataaaagaataaacaaaattttcaattaatcttGATCTtgcataattataaatttaaaagattatacTTCATAAATAAAGGAATCATAACTGAAAagttaacaaataaaataaagtgcGTCTATATttgaaaagtgaaaatataatgataagacCTATCATTGATACATAAGCAATAAGTAGTAACATGCAAAGAAATCGTAAATCAATTTATTCATAGACTGACCATCAACTCTTCTTTTAACAGTCCACACTGCATTTGGATTGCCAGGAAGTTCACTGACTGCCATTTCTGATACTTCTAAACCGTGACGCAATACACGAAAAGTAGATCGTGGTCCTCTGCCACATGAAATGTACAATTGTGGAGTATCTTCATTTGCTAAATCAGCAAcctgagaaataaaaattgtatacaaTTTATCAGACTTCATTCAAATAgctatattaatgaatatatgtaattcTTAGGTTTCACTTCAATTTGCAAATACAAATTAAAGGCGactaagaataatttttattttgcacCATTCCACAGAAAAGAAACAACTGTTATGCCACTTCTCTACTTAATGGTGCatgcataaataattataaaataatataaatataataataatataaaaaattatttattaacctGACAAGCCATAATTGGTGATAAACTGTCCATTTCATCTACTAATACTAGATTGCGAAGTGGTCTAGGTGCAAAGAAAAATGTGTCTCCTTCTTCTAAAGGCATTGCTGAACTAAATTCTggttcatcatcatcatctccaAGATGAGCAATTTGATAAAGGTAACtgaaaaagaattagatttcctattataatattcactataaatattaattaaaaatgtttgaaCATAGCAAGTTACTACTTACTGATTTCCAAATTCAGATGCAACAAATAAGAATCCTGTTTTTAATACACACATACTTGTTGCTACAGGTACAgtatcaaaatatttcaactttATTTCAGTAACCATATCTTCATCAGTTTCCAAAGtaattttgaatatatctCCTTGTTCAGTTTGtgccaaaaagaaaaacatactttttgttttgtgcGTTGCAGAACATACAAATATCATGCCTCTTTCTGGATCATCGagatcatttcttcttcttggtaTGGGACAACGAATATCATGCTGATCACCTAAATTCTTAtaagttaaataattttcagaaCAAATAAGCACACCACTGGGACCATCATTACCACCGGGTACAGACACTAAAAAATTAGCATGTTCTTCCAATGGTTCACTATATTTACGAACAACGTGATTCAAACCAAGATCAAGTTCATATAAAGTTAATGTTTGTTGTGTTTTAACAGCTGCATCTCCTGTAGGATCACTGTCTGCTTCCTATAAATAGAAGATTATATAGTAAAATTATAGAATTGacactatatttaaatatatgacCATTGCAACTGAGctaatatatacacgtacctCATAATCAATTTCTAAACAAGCAAACATAGGGTTTTCAAAACCTACATCCACACCAACTGTATGGTATACCAAAGTATTACTTTTATGTGCTTctaaaggagaagaaatagTGAGACGAGCTTCAGGATCTCTGTTCAAAATATACACAagcttttgtttttcaatggcacctacaaaattaattgtatattatttttccgaatatttaattcttcatataaaattttgatttaaaataccatcattaaaaatgtttataatcaATGTAATTCAGTTGAAACACGGATTAAAGAAGTAATCATTTGgctataacattatatataatggcTTAGTCTatgaatttctatatatatacctatcatAACAGCTCTGCCTTTGGGATCTATTGCTAGATATTGTCCAGGAACAATTCGTCTACAACCACTTTTACCAAATGTTTCTTGATGTACtttctcaaaaatatttttggcaGGAATATATTCTAAAATCACAATGCGTCCTGAATCAGAACCTATGACTATATAATCTTTTGTTCCGCCTGTAAGCCTAAAGGCCATTAATGATCTTATAATTCCAAAAACTTCAACAGTTAGTAATGTATGAACTTTTCCAGTATTAGGATCTGGTCTTAAAAGTTCTAAGGACTTTCCACGTGAAACAAGGATTTCTTGCATTTTGCTTCCAGAAAAGTTTCCATGCACAGCATGTGTAATGCCGGTGGCACGTTGTAATGTTAAGTTATAGAGAAACATCGTCCTAGTTGGTTTATCaagatatatattcaaaagatgcaaattttcttatatttacaGAGAACCATACCAATTTCCCATTCTGaaacattatatatgatacaatttattatataatatatacataaatatataaaataatgttataactTGTGCATTTATTCTTAGcttcttaaaataaaaaaaatctcgatATTGTTGACtttttactattaatactttataataaaatctactGTAAAAGTTGTAaaagtatattgtatatatcttacttaatatatattatattattactatattataagtatataaagaaaatagaatacacatacaataatacataaataataatattttaccttttatacaaaaatatactcGAGGCATTTGTCGATGCTTCgagatcttttttatcttaaaagtTCAATACCATACCGCTTCTTCGTAAGCTGTAACGGAAATAGAGTTATGCGGACGATTTTTGGACTCAATGTAGCATCAGACGCTTTTCTTCGTAGTGCCCCctagttaataaaaattatgattacGTATTTCAAACActtctaatattaattaaaatattgtttagtataataatcatgatTTTTTCAGAATTTAACAAATTGACACAAAagttacaaatattaatatatttctatttatacgtgaagttattattttttataaaattttgtaacaAAAGCTTACGTAGTAGTACTGTGATTGGTGAATTTTGTCGCAACGTATCTATTAGTACATGCCTATTATTACAAAAGTAGTAGATGGCGCTagatctttttataaaatttgttaatatttatacatataaattacgTATATAGTAACGATCTTAGGTAatcattatgataattaataaccttcaaattcattttcaagacattagaaaataatgatgcAGAATCAACATTATAATCTAGTCTATATTAAATagttacatataaaatattcgattttataatatgaatataatatgaGAAAAAGGATGTTTCATATGTaacaatgtaataaaataaatgcagatcattttttcttattttagaatataaatattctaactATAGATCAAATCATAAGGTggtttaatttattcttttatttttattaatatttcgaacTTTCTACAGTGTTAATTTTTTGAAACATATtagaatatatcatataacaaTCACTTTGGATTACCtgttaacaaaataatttttaacaggGATTTGTGGTATTAAAAACTTAAagaataatacatacataaatgttATACACATATTTACTACTATTTTTTCCATACATAAAATGCGAAAGACCCTCTGTTATCTTGTGCACATAATTGTACATATAATGTATACAAGTTAGTACTTTTCTaacaaaagatattattacaatcaaaAATGAATAGACTGATGCGTATGTTCATTGAACTAAAGAAGACATTTTGTGCAGTTTCAGATAGATGAATAAACATATTTAAAGAAACTATTATATGTCacaaaatgtgtatatatgtttttaattagaattacAAATGCATATTATGGAatgttttatgaattttttaaatatataaaacattataaatgCAACAGATAACCATCAACTTTTACTTTATAACTTTCTTATATAATCttaaatatattcgtatatcgTTCGGTATAGTTCACCAAGATCTCTTGCTATTCTCATTAAGACATAACATACTGCTACTGCAGAATACTTTTTATGTTATTagacaataatttttcatctaaATGAATGTGATATTGATTCCAAGGATCAGTGATCCTAtagcaataaaataattataaaaagcacAATTGTTGTTGCAAGCATTGATGACTCATTGCTTTCCTTTTATGATGAGATCTTATTATGCGATGAGATAGTTCAATTATATTGCTCTGGTAATACATAAGAAATATCGTCCCATGGATGGCGATAAAGACCTTGTTTCAATCTCTTCTGATCCATGTAATGAcctaaaattattatgtaattaattaatgctcgtattacgtattaaatttaatgttgTAATAAGGGATCATTAGCATTACCTATAAAACCTATACTTCTGCCAAGTACAAAAAGACTGTTTATAGCTccaatttctatatattcttctgcttcttctctCGTGAAACTTCCACTATTTCTTAACATATCAACAAATGCACATGCTATAATACCATCCACATTAAGAATTAAATTAGGCTTTTTactcgttgttattttttcaacTTCCAATGCATATTCCACTAATGGTTTAGCAGGGAAATTCTCCAaaacaaattcttttataaGCTTCACGCGCATGTCTGgattatttatagattttatacgATGTCCAATACCCATTATTAGTTTGCCTTTTTTACGagtattatttacaaattcttGAGGATGCAAACCAGCATCATAGGCTTCAGAGAACATACGTGCAGCTCCATCCAGAGCTCCACCAAAACGATCACCCTATTGTAtcgaataaaatcttttataaattatgcTTATAGAACATTTATattgtttcattattaattattgttactacttaCTATAGTGAGGAGGCCAGAAACAAGAGAACTAACTAAATCTTTGCCTGCTCTGGCACATACAATAGTATTGTGAGCACCTGAAACTGCAGGTCCATGATCTGCAGTTAACATGAGCGACATTTCAAGAAATTTACAATAAGTAGCGGGTAAGCAACGTTGGAACCACAAAAGAGAAACAACACCACCGATTCCTACGTTTTGTTTCAGAACTTCTGTGACGGGCATACCAGCATATAGAAGTTCTTGACCACGTTCATCGCAAATGGATGTCATAAATGATGCAGGTTTTCGTATTAAACCAAGTTCCTACATTAATGAAAAGTtcgatgaaaaagataaataacaaatattgcTTGACTTTTCATCGCaacataaaaaaaggaattattttaCCCTGGCCCAATTATAATCCATAGGTACTGTTGGTGGTGGAACTTCTGGTGCTGGAACGATCGTTCCATCTTTTACGAGCTCTTGATAAACGGTCTGGATAAGATCACCAAGATTATCAAAACTATTAGGAACATAGGCACCAGCTGTTTTCAAAGCTGCATTTTTGGCCGATGCTGTTTCTACATTACTGTTAGCAATGGAACCAGCATGACCAAATTGTACTTCAGAAGTAAACATGCTTGCACAAGTGCCAATACACCAAGCGATCAACGGTTTTGTGATTTTCCTTGATTTAATAGCTTGGCACACTTCATATTCTTCTATGCCACCAACTTCACCAAGAAGTACAATGAGTTTAGCATCAGGATTACTTTGATAACGCATGATATGATCCATGAATGTGGTGCCTGGATATCGATCACCTCCAATTGCAACACCTTCCAAAACACCGTTGGAGGCTTTGgaaattatattgtttaattcATTAGACATACCACCAGAACGAGAAACATATGCAacactaaaaataatatatataatatgttctaATTATatcacgataaaaatataattatacgatattaataattaaaattacctTCCAGGTCTGTACAATTTGCTATGAAGAATATTATCTGTCATACCGCCTGTATTGCCAATTTTGAAACAACCAGGTTTAACACCACCGACTGTAGCTGGTCCGATAATTGTTACATTTTTCTGTTGTGCCAACAGAATTATTTTCCTAGTCATATTTTCAGGTATACCTTCCGCGATAATTGCGATTGTTCTAATTTGCGGAAATTGTAATGTTTCAACCGTACTATCATATGCGGATCTTAAAGAGGCAAATGTTATCATGACGTCTGCATCGTTATGTTTCGTCATCGCATCTTTCATTTGTTTGTACACGGGTATAAGAACCTgacaaaaaagtaaatatattcttaa
The genomic region above belongs to Vespa crabro chromosome 2, iyVesCrab1.2, whole genome shotgun sequence and contains:
- the LOC124422360 gene encoding splicing factor 3B subunit 3 isoform X1; the protein is MFLYNLTLQRATGITHAVHGNFSGSKMQEILVSRGKSLELLRPDPNTGKVHTLLTVEVFGIIRSLMAFRLTGGTKDYIVIGSDSGRIVILEYIPAKNIFEKVHQETFGKSGCRRIVPGQYLAIDPKGRAVMIGAIEKQKLVYILNRDPEARLTISSPLEAHKSNTLVYHTVGVDVGFENPMFACLEIDYEEADSDPTGDAAVKTQQTLTLYELDLGLNHVVRKYSEPLEEHANFLVSVPGGNDGPSGVLICSENYLTYKNLGDQHDIRCPIPRRRNDLDDPERGMIFVCSATHKTKSMFFFLAQTEQGDIFKITLETDEDMVTEIKLKYFDTVPVATSMCVLKTGFLFVASEFGNHYLYQIAHLGDDDDEPEFSSAMPLEEGDTFFFAPRPLRNLVLVDEMDSLSPIMACQVADLANEDTPQLYISCGRGPRSTFRVLRHGLEVSEMAVSELPGNPNAVWTVKRRVDEEYDAYIIVSFVNATLVLSIGETVEEVTDSGFLGTTPTLSCSALGEDALVQVYPDGIRHIRADKRVNEWKAPGKKTIVKCAVNQRQVVIALTGGELVYFEMDPTGQLNEYTERKKMPSEVMCMALGNVAVGEQRSWFLAVGLQDNTVRIISLDPSDCLAPRSMQALPAAAESLCIVEMGVKDIDNSEDATPQQFSLYLNIGLQNGVLLRTVLDPISGDLADTRTRYLGSRPVKLFRIKMQGNQAVLAMSSRSWLSYYYQNRFHLTPLSYESLEFASGFSSEQCPEGIVAISTNTLRILALEKLGAVFNQVSFPLEYTPRKFAIHTNSAHIVIIETEHNAYTEETKQQRRLQMAEEMQEAAGAEEAAVARELAEAFLSEEPNETVFGAPRAGPGLWASLVRIIAPTTGHTFEVHRLEQNLAALCLGLVKFSNQGDQLFLIVGVAKEFQLNPRVSNGGFLYTYKVNAECTSVELLHKTVLDEVPLAICPYQGRVLVGVGRMLRLYDMGKKKLLRKCENKHIPNAVVSINAVGQRIYVSDVQESVYAVRYKRQENQLIVFADDTHPRWITATCVLDYDTVATADKFGNIAVIRLASGINDDVDEDPTGNKALWDRGLLNGASQKADTVACFHVGETVMSLQKATLIPGGSESLVYTTLNGTVGVLVPFTSHEDHDFFQHLEMHMRSEHPPLCGRDHLSFRSYYYPVKNVIDGDLCEQFNSIEPSKQKSIASDLERTPSEVSKKLEDIRTRYAF
- the LOC124422360 gene encoding splicing factor 3B subunit 3 isoform X3, which produces MFLYNLTLQRATGITHAVHGNFSGSKMQEILVSRGKSLELLRPDPNTGKVHTLLTVEVFGIIRSLMAFRLTGGTKDYIVIGSDSGRIVILEYIPAKNIFEKVHQETFGKSGCRRIVPGQYLAIDPKGRAVMIGAIEKQKLVYILNRDPEARLTISSPLEAHKSNTLVYHTVGVDVGFENPMFACLEIDYEEADSDPTGDAAVKTQQTLTLYELDLGLNHVVRKYSEPLEEHANFLVSVPGGNDGPSGVLICSENYLTYKNLGDQHDIRCPIPRRRNDLDDPERGMIFVCSATHKTKSMFFFLAQTEQGDIFKITLETDEDMVTEIKLKYFDTVPVATSMCVLKTGFLFVASEFGNHYLYQIAHLGDDDDEPEFSSAMPLEEGDTFFFAPRPLRNLVLVDEMDSLSPIMACQVADLANEDTPQLYISCGRGPRSTFRVLRHGLEVSEMAVSELPGNPNAVWTVKRRVDGCLHANG
- the LOC124422360 gene encoding splicing factor 3B subunit 3 isoform X2, whose translation is MFLYNLTLQRATGITHAVHGNFSGSKMQEILVSRGKSLELLRPDPNTGKVHTLLTVEVFGIIRSLMAFRLTGGTKDYIVIGSDSGRIVILEYIPAKNIFEKVHQETFGKSGCRRIVPGQYLAIDPKGRAVMIGAIEKQKLVYILNRDPEARLTISSPLEAHKSNTLVYHTVGVDVGFENPMFACLEIDYEEADSDPTGDAAVKTQQTLTLYELDLGLNHVVRKYSEPLEEHANFLVSVPGGNDGPSGVLICSENYLTYKNLGDQHDIRCPIPRRRNDLDDPERGMIFVCSATHKTKSMFFFLAQTEQGDIFKITLETDEDMVTEIKLKYFDTVPVATSMCVLKTGFLFVASEFGNHYLYQIAHLGDDDDEPEFSSAMPLEEGDTFFFAPRPLRNLVLVDEMDSLSPIMACQVADLANEDTPQLYISCGRGPRSTFRVLRHGLEVSEMAVSELPGNPNAVWTVKRRVDVLSYRLPAR
- the LOC124433108 gene encoding ATP-citrate synthase; protein product: MSAKAIREATGKDLINRKFPSGTQAAKLRFAIVTEKTNWTDLVVDHPWLKTEKLVVKPDQLIKRRGKLGLIKVNVDLNTVKKWIGERMNKEQQVGKATGKLKTFIIEPFVPHKPEEEYYVCIYSHRKADSILFHHEGGVDIGDVDSKALKLDIPVDSELADRDTLINKLLVNVTDEKQEMVATFIEALYTFYANLYFTYLEINPLVVTNNGIYILDLAAKLDTAADFICKPDWGEIDYPPPFGRDAYPEEAYIADLDAKSGASLKLTILNPSGRIWTMVAGGGASVIYSDTICDLGAANELANYGEYSGAPTEQQTYEYAKTILSLMTKEKHPEGKVLIIGGGIANFTNVAATFKGIVTALQGYQPKLVEYNIKIFVRRAGPNYQEGLRIIREVGRRLGIPVHVFGPETHMTAICAMALGKKPIPDPEAQEFSTANFLLPSGQDVGPSVPSKSTSSTSITEQTKLKASDTVDGLKPKQLFNNKTRAIIWGMQTRAVQTMLDFDFVCRRSEPSVAAMVYPFTGDHKQKFYWGHKEVLIPVYKQMKDAMTKHNDADVMITFASLRSAYDSTVETLQFPQIRTIAIIAEGIPENMTRKIILLAQQKNVTIIGPATVGGVKPGCFKIGNTGGMTDNILHSKLYRPGSVAYVSRSGGMSNELNNIISKASNGVLEGVAIGGDRYPGTTFMDHIMRYQSNPDAKLIVLLGEVGGIEEYEVCQAIKSRKITKPLIAWCIGTCASMFTSEVQFGHAGSIANSNVETASAKNAALKTAGAYVPNSFDNLGDLIQTVYQELVKDGTIVPAPEVPPPTVPMDYNWARELGLIRKPASFMTSICDERGQELLYAGMPVTEVLKQNVGIGGVVSLLWFQRCLPATYCKFLEMSLMLTADHGPAVSGAHNTIVCARAGKDLVSSLVSGLLTIGDRFGGALDGAARMFSEAYDAGLHPQEFVNNTRKKGKLIMGIGHRIKSINNPDMRVKLIKEFVLENFPAKPLVEYALEVEKITTSKKPNLILNVDGIIACAFVDMLRNSGSFTREEAEEYIEIGAINSLFVLGRSIGFIGHYMDQKRLKQGLYRHPWDDISYVLPEQYN